From Melanotaenia boesemani isolate fMelBoe1 chromosome 12, fMelBoe1.pri, whole genome shotgun sequence, a single genomic window includes:
- the gja5a gene encoding gap junction protein, alpha 5a produces the protein MGDWSLLGNFLEEVQEHSTSVGKVWLTILFIFRILVLGTAAESSWGDEQSDFLCDTQQPGCTNVCYDSAFPIAHIRYWVLQIVFVSTPSLIYMGHAMHTVRREEKQRRKEQEERETRGEKDYLQQKQSGKEITSDGPGRIRLKGALLQTYVLSILIRTVMEVTFIVVQYLIYGVFLKALYHCKTWPCPNPVNCYMSRPTEKNIFIVFMLVVAGVSLLLSVLELYHLGWKSLKNCMRSKMMQKNSHRAVTVAVSAALEPSTPSRPSISCTPPPDFNQCLKAQSSMNPMASMASHPFNNRMALQQNSVNLATERHHSCDNLEDEEDFLRMRYEQVPAELPNSCSQLPLLHPSCMKDKRRNSKTSGTSSRARQDDLAV, from the coding sequence ATGGGGGACTGGAGTCTTCTGGGGAATTTCCTCGAGGAAGTCCAAGAACACTCCACTTCGGTTGGAAAGGTCTGGCTCACCATTCTTTTTATCTTTCGTATCCTGGTGCTGGGCACGGCGGCGGAGTCTTCCTGGGGCGACGAGCAGAGTGATTTCCTTTGTGACACTCAGCAGCCTGGTTGCACCAACGTGTGTTATGACAGTGCTTTCCCCATCGCCCACATCCGCTACTGGGTGCTCCAGATTGTGTTTGTCTCCACGCCGTCCCTCATTTACATGGGCCATGCAATGCACACAGTGCGCAGGGAGGAGAAGCAGAGGAGGaaggagcaggaggagagagAAACAAGGGGGGAGAAAGACTACCTCCAGCAGAAGCAGAGTGGTAAGGAGATTACATCTGATGGGCCTGGTCGTATTCGCTTGAAAGGAGCCTTGCTGCAGACTTATGTCTTAAGCATCCTGATCCGAACTGTAATGGAGGTGACGTTCATAGTCGTTCAGTATCTGATTTATGGGGTGTTCCTCAAGGCACTGTATCACTGCAAAACTTGGCCCTGCCCCAACCCTGTCAACTGCTACATGTCTCGGCCCACAGAGAAGAATATTTTCATAGTTTTCATGCTGGTGGTGGCTGGTGTGTCTCTTCTGCTGTCTGTTTTGGAGCTCTATCATCTTGGCTGGAAGAGCTTAAAGAACTGCATGCGCAGCAAGATGATGCAAAAGAACAGCCACAGGGCAGTAACAGTCGCTGTGTCAGCAGCCTTGGAGCCCAGCACGCCGTCAAGACCCTCCATCTCCTGCACTCCACCTCCTGACTTCAACCAGTGCCTAAAAGCTCAGAGTTCCATGAACCCAATGGCTTCCATGGCCTCTCATCCCTTCAACAACAGGATGGCACTGCAGCAGAACTCAGTCAACCTGGCCACCGAGCGGCACCACAGCTGTGACAAcctggaggatgaggaagacTTCCTGAGGATGAGATACGAGCAGGTGCCCGCAGAGCTGCCCAACAGCTGCTCACAACTGCCTCTGCTGCACCCTAGCTGCATGAAGGACAAACGGCGCAATAGCAAGACCAGTGGGACCAGCAGCCGAGCACGCCAAGACGACCTGGCAGTATAG
- the acp6 gene encoding lysophosphatidic acid phosphatase type 6 gives MRNLLGKAGLLGSVSAAFGSILWSQQKTESDVVASDSSAADSNPSSPYELKLVQVLFRHGARTPLKTIPDVIEAQWVPTLLEPPPYTQINYVVTDLQGGPRPPAPVEDSYRKNILTGGTYPGQLTTVGMQQLYELGMRLRRRYIEESPFLSITYTPAEVYVRSTNIVRTIESAKCLVAGLFLQKQKEIVPIFTTEAESEILYPNYHGCKQLRILGSHRWAESSTLPDIAADLQRIQSELGITTNQNVDFILIRDDMVARETHGLPCPPTLDSWRNKVEQRAVEMMCHVYEPSKRETLQLCVGPLLHTLINNMEEKLLGSLSEPNRKMFLYSAHDTTLIPCLMALGIYDMKWPPYAADITLELHQNRQTSEAFVKVSYIGQDQLIPGCSGVYCPLQEFKKVLSSYSLSSELYNSICNSTEGSAKL, from the exons ATGAGAAATCTTTTGGGCAAAGCAGGTCTGTTAGGATCGGTGTCGGCAGCTTTTGGTTCAATACTGTGGTCGCAACAGAAGACCGAATCAGATGTGGTCGCTTCAGATTCTTCTGCTGCTGACTCGAACCCCAGTTCACCCTATGAACTCAAACTGGTCCAAGTTTTGTTCCGACACGGTGCTCGTACACCACTAAAGACAATACCTGATGTGATAGAG GCCCAGTGGGTTCCAACGCTGCTGGAGCCTCCACCCTACACCCAGATCAACTATGTGGTGACAGATCTTCAGGGTGGACCCAGGCCTCCGGCTCCTGTAGAGGATAGCTATCGGAAGAATATACTGACC GGTGGCACATACCCTGGTCAGCTGACCACAGTGGGCATGCAGCAGCTGTACGAGCTGGGCATGAGGTTAAGGAGGAGGTACATTGAGGAGAGTCCCTTCCTTAGCATCACCTATACTCCTGCTGAAGTCTA TGTGCGCTCCACAAACATTGTGAGGACCATTGAATCTGCAAAATGCCTGGTAGCAGGCCTTTTCCTGCAAAAGCAAAAAG AAATTGTGCCTATCTTTACTACGGAGGCAGAGTCTGAAATTCTGTATCCTAACTACCATGGATGCAAGCAGCTCAGAATCCTTGGCAG CCACCGCTGGGCAGAGTCGTCCACTCTGCCAGACATTGCTGCAGACCTGCAGCGCATCCAGAGTGAACTGGGGATCACCACAAACCAGAACGTTGACTTCATCCTCATTAGGGATGACATGgttgccagagag ACACACGGCCTTCCCTGCCCACCAACGCTGGACTCCTGGAGGAATAAAGTGGAACAGAGAGCTGTGGAGATGATGTGCCATGTCTATGAACCCAGCAAGAG GGAAACCTTGCAGCTGTGCGTAGGACCCCTCCTGCACACACTGATAAACAACATGGAAGAGAAACTGCTGGGCAGCTTGTCAGAGCCAAACAG GAAGATGTTTTTGTATTCTGCCCATGACACCACTCTGATTCCCTGTCTCATGGCTCTGGGGATTTATGATATGAAATGGCCACCATATGCCGCTGATATCACTCTGGAGTTGCATCAGAACCGACAGACCAGTGAAGCCTTTGTTAAAGTGTCATACATAGGTCAG GATCAACTCATCCCAGGTTGTAGTGGAGTCTACTGCCCCCTGCAGGAGTTCAAAAAGGTCCTCTCATCATACTCTCTGAGCTCTGAACTGTACAATTCAATTTGTAACAGCACAGAGGGCTCAGCTAAACTCTGA